Proteins encoded in a region of the Canis lupus dingo isolate Sandy chromosome 17, ASM325472v2, whole genome shotgun sequence genome:
- the KRTCAP3 gene encoding keratinocyte-associated protein 3 gives MRCCRLYTFDAASGPRRLMRVGLALILVGHVNLLLGAVLHGTVLRHVANPRGAVTPEYTTANVISVGSGLLSVSVGLVALLASRNLLLPRLHWALLAVALMNLLLSAACSLGLLLAVSLTVANGGRRLIADCHPGLLDPLLPLDQGPGQADCPFDPTRIYDTALALWIPSVFMSAAEAALSGYCCVAALTLRGVGPYRKEGLQEQLEELTDLDLPKCTRQENEQLLDQNQEIQALQKSWA, from the exons ATGAGGTGCTGCCGCCTCTACACCTTCG ACGCGGCCAGCGGCCCCCGGCGGCTTATGCGCGTGGGCCTCGCGCTCATCCTGGTGGGCCACGTGAACCTGCTCCTGGGGGCCGTGCTGCACGGCACAGTCCTGCGACACGTAGCCAATCCCCGCGGCGCCGTCACCCCGGAGTACACCACGGCCAATGTCATCTCCGTGGGATCCGGGCTGCTG AGTGTTTCCGTGGGACTTGTGGCCCTCTTGGCATCCAGGAACCTTCTGCTCCCACGACTG CACTGGGCCCTGCTGGCCGTAGCGCTGATGAACCTGCTCCTGTCCGCCGCCTGCTCCCTGGGCCTCCTCCTTGCCGTGTCGCTCACTGTGGCCAACGGTGGCCGTCGTCTTATTGCTGACTGCCATCCAGGACTGCTGGACCCTTTGCTACCGCTAGACCAGGGGCCTGGGCAGGCTGACTGCCCGTTTGACCCCACGAGAATCTAT GATACAGCCTTGGCTCTCTGGATCCCTTCTGTGTTCATGTCTGCAGCGGAGGCTGCCCTGTCTGGTTACTGCTGCGTGGCTGCACTCACTCTCCGTGGGGTGGGGCCCTACAGGAAGGAAGGGCTTCAGGAGCAG CTGGAGGAACTGACAGACCTTGACCTTCCTAAGTGTACAAGGCAGGAAAATGAGCAGCTACtggatcaaaatcaggaaatccAGGCATTGCAGAAAAGCTGGGCTTAA
- the IFT172 gene encoding intraflagellar transport protein 172 homolog, whose translation MQLKHLRTLLSPQDGAAKVTCMAWSHNNAKFAVCTVDRVVLLYDEHGERRDKFSTKPADMKYGRKSYMVKGMAFSPDSTKIAIGQTDNIIYVYKIGEDWGDKKVICNKFIQTSAVTCLQWPAEHIIVFGLAEGKVRLANTKTNKSSTIYGTDSYVVSLTTNCSGKGILSGHADGTIVRYFFDDEGSGESQGKLVNHPCPPYALAWATNSIVAAGCDRRIVAYGKEGHVLQTFDYSRDPNEREFTTAAASPGGQSVVLGSYDRLRVLNWSPRRSVWEEAKPKEIANLYTVTALAWKRDGSRLCAGTLCGGVEQFDCCLRRSIYKNKFELTYVGPSQVIVKNLSSGTRVVLKSHYGYEVEEVKILGKERYLVAHTSDTLLLGDLNTNRLSEVAWQGSGGNEKYFFENENVCMIFNAGELTLVEYGSNDTLGSVRTEFMNPHLISVRINERRQGGMEDNKKLAYLVDIKTIAIVDLIGGYNIGTISHDSRVDWLELNETGHKLLFRDRKLRLHLYDIESCTKTMILNFCSYVQWVPGSDVLVAQNRNSLCVWYNIEAPERVTMSSIRGDVIGLERGGGKTEVMVTEGVTTVAYTLDEGLIEFGTAIDDGNYTRATAFLETLEMTPETEAMWKTLSKLALEARQLHIAERCFSALGHVAKARFLHETNEIADQVSREYGGEGTDFYQVRARLAMLEKNYKLAEMIFLEQNAVEEAMDMYQELHRWDECIAVAQAKGHPALEKLRRGYYQWLMDTQQEERAGELQESQGDGLAAISLYLKAGLPAKAARLVLAREELLANTELVEHITAALVKGELYERAGDLFEKIQNPQRALECYCKGNAFMKAVELARLAFPVEVVRLEEAWGDHLVQQKQLDAAINHYIEARCSIKAIEAALGARQWKKAIYILDLQDQNTASKYYPRVAQHYASLQEYEIAEELYIKGDQTKDAIDMYTQAGRWEQAHKLAVKCMRPEDVSVLYITQAQEMEKQGKYREAERLYVTVEEPDLAITMFKKHKLYEDMIRLVGKHHPDLLSDTHLHLGKELEAEGRLQEAEYHYLEAQEWKATVNMYRSSGLWEEAYRVAKAHGEANAHKHVAYLWAKSLGGESAVRLLNKLGLLEAAIDHAADNCSFEFAFELSRLALKHKTPEIHLRYAMYLEDEGKFEEAEAEFIRAGKPKEAVLMFFHNQDWEAAQRVAEAHDPDSVAEVLLRQAREALEEKDFQKAEGLLLRAQRPGLALNYYKEAGLWSDALRICKDYVPGQLEALQEEYEREATKKGARGLEGLVEQARQWEQAGEYGRAVDCYLKVRDSSSGSLMEKCWMKAAELAIKFLPPQRSLEVVQAVGPQLIGIGKHSAAAELYLNLDLVKEAIDAFIEGEEWNKAKRVAKELDPRYEDYVDQHYKEFLKNQGKVDSLVGVDVVAALDLYVEQGQWDKCIETATKQNYKILHKYVALYATHLIREGGYGQALALYVQHGAPANPQNFNIYKRIFTDMVSSPGTNSAEAYHNWADLRDVLFNLCENLVKSSEVNTPAHEEFETMLLIAHYYATRSAAQSVKQLETVAARLSVSLLRHTQLLPADKAFYEAGIAAKAVGWENMAFIFLNRFLDLTDAIEEGTLDALDHSDFQDTDIPFEVPLPAKQHVPEAQREEVRDWVLTVSMDQRLEQVLPRDERGAYEASLVAVSTGVRALPCLITGYPILRNKIEFKRPGKAANKDNWNKFLMAIKTSHSPVCQDVLKFISQWCGGLPSTSFSFQ comes from the exons GATGGAGCTGCGAAGGTGACCTGCATGGCTTGGTCCCACAACAATGCCAAATTTGCTGTCTGCACAGTGGACCGAGTGGTGTTGCTATATGATGAGCATGGGGAGCGGAGAGACAAATTTTCCACCAAACCAGCTGACATGAAG TATGGCAGGAAGAGCTATATGGTGAAAGGCATGGCTTTTTCTCCTGATTCCACTAAAATTGCCATAGGACAGACCGACAACATCATCTATGTGTACAAGATTGGAGAAGATTG GGGTGACAAGAAAGTCATCTGTAACAAATTCATCCAGACG AGTGCTGTCACTTGTCTGCAGTGGCCAGCGGAGCACATCATTGTCTTTGGACTGGCTGAAGGGAAG GTTCGTTTAGCAAACACTAAAACTAATAAATCATCTACCATCTATGGGACAGATTCTTACGTGGTATCACTGACAACAAA TTGCTCTGGGAAAGGAATTCTCTCTGGTCATGCAGATGGCACCATTGTTAGATATTTCTTTGATGATGAAGGCTCTGGAGAGTCACAG GGGAAGTTGGTTAACCACCCATGCCCACCCTATGCCTTGGCTTGGGCAACCAACAGCATCGTGGCTGCAGGCTGTGATCGGAGGATTGTGGCCTATGGGAAGGAAGGCCATGTACTACAAACTTTCGATTACAGCCGTGACCCTAATGAGCGGGAGTTCACCACAGCCGCCGCAAGTCCTGGAGGCCAGTCTGTTGTGTTGGGAAGTTATGACAG ACTTCGGGTGCTCAACTGGAGCCCTCGAAGAAGCGTCTGGGAAGAGGCAAAGCCCAAGGAGATTGCCAACTTATACACCGTCACTGCCTTGGCCTGGAAACGGGATGGCTCACGACTCTGTGCG GGCACACTCTGTGGTGGAGTGGAACAGTTTGACTGCTGCCTCCGGAGGAGCATTTATAAGAATAAGTTTGAGTTGACGTATGTGGGACCTAGCCAG GTGATTGTGAAGAACCTGTCATCGGGGACCCGAGTGGTACTCAAGTCACACTATGGTTATGAAGTGGAAGAGGTGAAAATCCTGGGAAAGGAACGTTATCTGGTGGCCCACACATCAGACACACTGCTGCTGGGGGACCTGAACACTAATCGCCTCAGTGAG GTTGCTTGGCAGGGATCTGGGGGCAATGAGaagtatttctttgaaaatgaaaat GTATGTATGATCTTCAATGCTGGAGAGCTAACTCTAGTGGAGTATGGGAGTAATGATACCCTGGGTTCTGTACGTACTGAGTTCATGAACCCCCACCTCATCAG CGTCCGCATTAATGAGAGGCGTCAGGGAGGAATGGAAGACAATAAGAAATTGGCTTATCTTGTTGATATTAAAACTATTGCTATAG TGGATCTGATTGGTGGCTACAACATTGGCACCATCAGCCACGACAGCCGTGTGGATTGGCTGGAACTTAATGAAACTGGGCACAAGCTTCTCTTCAGGGACCGGAAACTTCGT TTACATCTATACGATATTGAAAGCTGCACTAAGACAATGATCCTCAACTTCTGCTCCTACGTGCAATGGGTCCCAGGAAGTGATGTGCTGGTAGCTCAGAACCGAAACAGCTTGTGTGTGTGGTACAACATTGAGGCACCTGAGAGGGTCACCATGTCCTCTATTAGG GGCGATGTCATAGGTCTGgaacggggtggggggaagaCCGAGGTGATGGTGACCGAAGGTGTGACTACAGTTGCCTACACGCTGGATGAAGGCCTTATCGAATTTGGAACAGCCATCGATGATGGCAACTACACCCG gGCAACAGCCTTCTTGGAGACTCTGGAAATGACCCCTGAAACAGAGGCAATGTGGAAAACTTTGAGCAAACTGGCGCTAGAGGCAAGGCAGCTCCACATTGCCGAGAG GTGCTTTTCTGCTTTGGGCCATGTAGCAAAAGCTCGATTCCTGCACGAGACCAATGAGATTGCAGATCAAGTGTCTCGGGAATAT GGTGGAGAAGGAACAGACTTTTACCAGGTCCGAGCACGCCTAGCCATGCTAGAGAAGAACTACAAGCTGGCTGAAATGATCTTCTTGGAACAG AATGCTGTCGAGGAGGCCATGGACATGTACCAGGAGCTACACCGTTGGGATGAGTGTATCGCAGTGGCTCAGGCCAAG GGGCACCCGGCCCTGGAGAAGCTGCGCCGGGGTTACTATCAGTGGCTGATGGACACCCAGCAAGAGGAGCGAGCAGGTGAACTACAGGAGAGCCAAGGGGATGGACTAGCAGCCATCAGCCTCTACCTCAAAGCAGGGCTCCCTGCCAAAGCTGCTCGACTGGTGCTGGCCCGGGAGGAACTGCTAGCCAACACAGAGCTGGTGGAACACATCACTGCAGCCCTTGTCAAGGGGGAGCTGTATGAAAGG GCCGGTGATCTCTTCGAGAAGATTCAAAATCCACAGCGGGCCCTGGAGTGCTACTGTAAAGGCAACGCATTCATGAAAG CGGTGGAGCTGGCTCGGTTGGCATTCCCAGTGGAAGTAGTGAGACTGGAAGAGGCATGGGGGGATCATTTGGTGCAGCAGAAGCAGCTGGATGCAGCCATTAATCACTACATTGAAGCCAG GTGCTCCATTAAGGCAATTGAGGCTGCCCTGGGTGCCCGCCAGTGGAAAAAGGCAATTTATATATTAGATCTCCAGGACCAGAACACTGCGTCCAAATACTATCCCCGTGTGGCCCAACACTATGCGTCTCTGCAGGAGTATGAG ATTGCTGAGGAACTCTATATTAAGGGAGACCAGACAAAAGATGCAATAGACATGTATACTCAGGCTGGCCGCTGGGAGCAAGCCCACAAG CTGGCAGTGAAGTGCATGAGACCCGAGGATGTGTCAGTGCTATACATCACCCAGGCtcaggagatggagaagcagggcaAGTACCGTGAGGCTGAAAG GCTATATGTGACAGTGGAAGAACCTGATCTTGCCATCACCATGTTCAAAAAGCACAAGTTGTATGAAGATATGATCCGCCTGGTAGGGAAGCACCATCCAGATCTCCTCAGTGACACACACCTACACCTGGGCAAG GAGCTGGAGGCTGAAGGCCGACTTCAGGAGGCTGAGTATCACTACCTGGAGGCTCAGGAATGGAAAGCAACAGTGAACATGTACCGGTCCAGTGGGCTTTGGGAGGAGGCCTACCGG GTGGCCAAGGCTCATGGAGAAGCTAATGCCCACAAACATGTGGCCTATCTGTGGGCAAAAAGCCTGGGAGGAGAGTCTGCAGTTAGATTGCTTAATAAGCTGGGACTCCTGGAAGCTGCCATTGACCACGCTGCGGACAACTG CTCATTTGAATTTGCTTTTGAACTCTCTCGGCTGGCCCTCAAGCACAAAACCCCTGAGATTCATCTCCGATACGCTATGTACCTGGAGGATGAG GGTAAATTTGAAGAGGCCGAAGCTGAATTCATCAGGGCTGGTAAACCCAAGGAAGCAGTCCTCAT GTTTTTCCACAATCAGGATTGGGAGGCAGCTCAGCGTGTGGCCGAGGCCCACGATCCTGACAGCGTCGCCGAGGTGCTCTTGCGGCAGGCCCGGGAGGCTTTGGAGGAGAAGGACTTTCAGAAAGCAGAAGGGCTGCTGCTTCGGGCCCAGAGGCCAGGCCTGGCCCTCAATTATTATAAG GAGGCTGGATTATGGAGTGATGCTCTGCGGATCTGCAAGGACTATGTACCAGGCCAGCTGGAGGCTCTGCAGGAAGAGTATGAGCGGGAAGCTACCAAGAAGGGGGCCAG gggcctggaggggctgGTGGAGCAAGCTCGGCAGTGGGAGCAGGCAGGGGAGTATGGCCGTGCGGTGGACTGCTATCTTAAAGTGCGGGACTCCAGCAGCGGCAGCCTGATGGAAAAGTGCTGGATGAAG GCGGCTGAACTCGCCATCAAGTTTCTGCCTCCCCAACGCAGTCTGGAAGTAGTTCAAGCTGTGGGACCCCAGCTGATTGGAATTGGAAAGCATAGTGCA GCAGCAGAGCTCTATCTGAACCTGGACCTAGTCAAAGAGGCGATCGATGCTTTCATTGAGGGTGAGGAGTGGAACAAGGCTAAGCGTGTGGCCAAGGAGTTAGATCCCCG GTATGAAGACTATGTGGACCAGCATTATAAAGAGTTCCTCAAGAACCAGGGCAAAGTGGACTCG CTGGTGGGTGTGGATGTGGTGGCTGCTTTGGACCTGTATGTGGAGCAGGGCCAGTGGGACAAGTGCATTGAAACAGCTACCAAGCAG AACTACAAGATTCTGCACAAGTACGTGGCTTTGTATGCGACTCACCTGATCCGAGAAGGTGGCTATGGCCAGGCGCTGGCCCTGTATGTGCAGCATGGAGCCCCTGCTAACCCACAG AACTTCAATATCTACAAAAGGATCTTCACCGACATGGTGAGCTCACCTGGGACCAACAGTGCTGAAGCCTATCACAACTGGGCTGATCTTCGGGATGTGCTCTTTAACTTG TGTGAGAACCTGGTGAAGTCTAGTGAGGTCAACACCCCAGCCCATGAGGAGTTTGAGACGATGCTTCTGATTGCTCATTACTATGCCACTCGCTCAGCGGCCCAGAGTGTCAAACAGCTG GAAACTGTGGCTGCCAGGCTTTCTGTTTCGCTCTTACGCCACACCCAGCTACTACCTGCAGACAAGGCCTTCTATGAAGCAGGCATTGCTGCCAAG GCAGTTGGCTGGGAGAACATGGCATTCATCTTCCTCAACCGCTTTTTGGATCTGACTGAT GCAATTGAAGAAGGAACTCTGGATGCCCTTGACCACTCTGACTTTCAGGATACAGACATTCCCTTTGAGGTGCCACTTCCAGCCAAGCAGCATGTGCCG GAGGCTCAGAGGGAAGAGGTTCGAGACTGGGTACTCACGGTCTCAATGGACCAGCGGCTGGAGCAGGTTCTACCTCGGGATGAGCGTGGTGCCTACGAAGCTTCCCTGGTGGCAGTGAGCACTGGAGTTCGGGCACTACCCTGCCTCATTACAG GGTACCCCATTCTGAGgaacaaaattgaatttaagcGGCCAGGGAAGGCAGCCAACAAGGACAACTGGAATAAGTTCCTTATGGCTATCAAG ACTTCCCACAGCCCCGTGTGCCAAGATGTGCTGAAATTCATTAGTCAGTGGTGTGGAGGGCTACCCAGCACCAGTTTTTCCTTTCAGTAA